A part of Sparus aurata chromosome 19, fSpaAur1.1, whole genome shotgun sequence genomic DNA contains:
- the LOC115569856 gene encoding vascular cell adhesion protein 1-like, whose translation MEALSGSCLQIPCNFSAKTGREFNSSREIFGVWIKNDPNLKDYPNNLIFNSSRTNNFCPMKITGNLRERNCTTLFSSLITNYTNRYYFRIETDSFKATAVCDPLQITVEDSPRRPTIEISGDLKEKESVTITCSAFTPCPHSPPKLTWNLQQDSHNKIEENTDGTFTTKIQETITLSDQHDGYNISCSATYPVNEGKHVKTAEETKTLSVSYAPKDTSVSISASAGSWVNLTCSSRAKPPVSFTWFRNSKDGLMDVAEGHFYSLNVRDGGYYYCVATNDLGSQMSSQICLTVKEFGLSVYITVKILGVIMLYSAIVIFEWWFRSRCCNKPVKFLCLSLSQDTDEPDYVNGGIEFQAS comes from the exons ATGGAAGCACTGAGTGGATCTTGTTTGCAAATCCCATGTAACTTTAGTGCTAAAACGGGGCGAGAgttcaacagcagcagagaaatctTTGGAGTGTGGATTAAAAATGACCCCAACTTAAAAGACTATCCAAACAATTTGATTTTCAACAGCAGTAGAACAAATAACTTCTGTCCAATGAAGATAActggaaacctgagagagagaaactgcaCCACTTTATTTTCCAGTTTAATCACTAATTACACAAACAGATACTACTTCAGGATTGAGACCGACTCATTCAAGgcaacagctgtttgtgatCCTCTTCAAATAACAGTTGAAG ATTCTCCTCGTCGCCCCACAATTGAGATCTCAGGTgatctgaaggagaaggagtctGTCACTATAACCTGCTCAGCTTTCACTCCCTGTCCACACTCCCCTCCTAAACTCACCTGGAATCTCCAACAAGACTCTCACAacaaaatagaggaaaacacagatggaaCCTTTACAACTAAAATCCAGGAGACCATCACTCTGTCAGACCAACATGATGgatacaacatcagctgttctgcCACATATCCTGtgaatgaaggaaaacatgtcaagacagcagaggagacaaagactcTCAGTGTTTCAT atgctcctaAAGACACCTCAGTGTCCATCAGTGCATCAGCAGGTAGCTGGGTGAACCTGACCTGCTCCAGCAGAGCCAAGCCTCCCGTCAGCTTCACCTGGTTCAGGAACAGCAAAGATGGACTGATGGATGTAGCTGAAGGACACTTTTACAGCCTCAACGTGAGAGATGGAGGATATTATTACTGTGTGGCCACAAATGATCTTGGGAGTCAGATGTCATCACAGATTTGTCTGACTGTTAAAG AGTTTGGGCTTTCTGTCTACATTACAGTGAAGATCCTGGGAGTCATCATGCTCTACAGTGCAATCGTCATCTTTGAGTG GTGGTTCAGATCAAGATGCTGCAACAAACCAGTGAAG tttctctgtctgtctctctctcaggacaCAGACGAACCAGACTATGTCAACGGTGGGATTGAGTTTCAAGCATcatga
- the LOC115569857 gene encoding vascular cell adhesion protein 1-like, with amino-acid sequence MMSVLSVLCVNLVTANMLLSVFFVSGVLADCAVYSDLFITAPKKMEALSGSCLHIPCNFRVRDVREFDSRKEISVVWIKNQHTVKDNPNNVIFHSSEINNIYPMKITGNLREKNCTTLFSSLITSYTNTYYFRIESKLLMATASCDPLQINVEDSPRRPTIEISGDLKEKESVTITCSAFTPCPHSPPKLTWNLQQDSHNKIEENTDGTFTTKIQETITLSDQHDGYNISCSATYPVNEGKHVKTAEETKTLSVSYAPRNTSVSISASGSWVNLTCSSRAKPPVSFTWFRNSKEGLMLVSEKHIYSFKVKDGDYYCVAKNHLGRQMPSGIRLHSSDSPGRPTIEISGDLKEKESVTITCSAFTPCPHSPPKLTWNLQQDSHNKIEENTDGTFTTKIQETITLSDQHDGYNISCSATYPVNEGKHVKTAEETKTLSVEYAPRNTSVSISASAGSWVNLTCSSRAKPPVSFTWFRTSKDGLMDVAEGHFYSINVTDGGDYYCVATNDLGSQMPSGIRLHSSDDQEFGLSVYVTVKILGVTILCSAIVIFECCFRSRCCNKPVKKAE; translated from the exons ATGATGAGTGTCCTGTCAGTCCTGTGTGTGAATCTGGTAACAGCCAACATGTTACTGAGTGTCTTCTTTGTTTCAG GTGTTTTGGCTGATTGTGCTGTATATTCAGACCTCTTCATTACTGCACCAAAGAAGATGGAAGCACTGAGTGGATCTTGTTTGCATATCCCATGTAACTTTAGAGTTAGAGATGTACGAGAGTTTGACAGCAGAAAAGAAATCTCTGTAGTGTGGATCAAAAATCAACACACAGTTAAAGATAATCCAAACAATGTGATTTTCCACAGCAGTGAGATAAATAACATCTATCCAATGAAGATAActggaaacctgagagagaaaaactgcaccactttattttccagtttaatcactagttacacaaacacatactacTTCAGGATTGAGAGCAAACTATTGATGGCAACAGCTTCTTGTGATCCTCTTCAAATAAACGTTGAAG ATTCTCCTCGTCGCCCCACAATTGAGATCTCAGGTgatctgaaggagaaggagtctGTCACTATAACCTGCTCAGCTTTCACTCCCTGTCCACACTCCCCTCCTAAACTCACCTGGAATCTCCAACAAGACTCTCACAacaaaatagaggaaaacacagatggaaCCTTTACAACTAAAATCCAGGAGACCATCACTCTGTCAGACCAACATGATGgatacaacatcagctgttctgcCACATATCCTGtgaatgaaggaaaacatgtcaagacagcagaggagacaaagactcTCAGTGTTTCAT atgctcctaGAAACACCTCAGTGTCCATCAGTGCATCAGGTAGCTGGGTGAACCTGACCTGCTCCAGCAGAGCCAAGCCTCCCGTCAGCTTCACCTGGTTCAGGAACAGCAAAGAAGGACTCATGTTGGTgtctgaaaaacacatttacagcttTAAAGTGAAAGATGGAGATTATTACTGTGTGGCCAAAAATCATCTTGGTAGGCAGATGCCGTCAGGGATTCGTCTACATAGTTCAG ATTCTCCTGGTCGCCCCACAATTGAGATCTCAGGTgatctgaaggagaaggagtctGTCACTATAACCTGCTCAGCTTTCACTCCCTGTCCACACTCCCCTCCTAAACTCACCTGGAATCTCCAACAAGACTCTCACAacaaaatagaggaaaacacagatggaaCCTTTACAACTAAAATCCAGGAGACCATCACTCTGTCAGACCAACATGATGgatacaacatcagctgttctgcCACATATCCTGtgaatgaaggaaaacatgtcaagacagcagaggagacaaagactcTCAGTGTCGAAT atgctcctaGAAACACCTCAGTGTCCATCAGTGCATCAGCAGGTAGCTGGGTGAACCTGACCTGCTCCAGCAGAGCCAAGCCTCCTGTCAGCTTCACCTGGTTCAGGACCAGCAAAGATGGACTGATGGATGTAGCTGAAGGACACTTTTACAGCATTAATGTGACAGATGGAGGAGATTATTACTGTGTGGCCACAAATGATCTTGGGAGTCAGATGCCATCAGGGATTCGTCTACATAGTTCAG ATGATCAGGAGTTTGGGCTTTCTGTCTACGTTACAGTGAAGATCCTGGGAGTCACAATCCTCTGCAGTGCAATTGTCATCTTTGAGTG ctgcTTCAGATCAAGATGCTGCAACAAACCAGTGAAG AAAGCAGAGTGA